The genomic DNA GGGCCAAGTAACCATCCGCCAATACGTTCTGCAGAATTATCCGACATTGTGTCTCCCGAAAATCAGCGCCAGTGTTGCATGGAAAAATACAGGTCGAGGAGTATAAGCAACTGGCGCTGAGGAAAAAACTATTATTGCACGAATCGCCAAACGTTCTTTGGCACCTGGCCCACATCGTACAAACGACCACCGGAAACCAGCTCCGCGCGACGATGATCGGCGGCGCGATACATATTGATCAATTCTTCGTTACTGGTGAGGGAATAGTTAAGGTGGTCATAAAGTTTTTCAAGATTGTCCAGCGAACTGACTTTGCGGAACTTTAATAAATAATCCAGAACGGTCATTTGAGGGCATCCATTATAATGTTAAGGCACACCGCACGTCATTTCCGCCGGAGACGGGCAGAATACGCGACGGTTAATGCGGCATTGATAGCCAATGTTGTTAATCGACATCCATTTTTAGCGAGGGTTGCGCGCATCTGGCTCACCCTCTATAGGATATTCTTAATTATTTGGCTAATAGGAATGAATTACAATAACAGAAAATGTGCTTATTGATTTCGCGCCAGAATTAATGCGTTTTTATGCAATCAGGGCGCCGATTGACGCCCTGTAGAGAGAAGGTTGAGGTTACCGCTGTTCGCCGCGGCTGGCGATCACATCTTTGTACCAGAAGAAGCTTTTCTTACGCTTACGCGCCAGGTTCTGCTGGTGGTCGACATAGACAAAGCCATACTGCTTTTTATAACCGTTCAGCCAGCTCAGCAAATCGATAAACGACCATGGATAATACCCGCGCACGTCGGCGCCTTGTTCAATGGCGGTTTCCAGCGCATCAATATGTACGCGCAGGAAGTCGATGCGAGGATCGTCGACCACTTCTCCGTCGATAATCGGGTCAACCGCGCCCAGGCCGTTTTCGGTGATATACATCGGAATATCGCCGTAGCGCGCCTTGATCATCATAATGCCGTCGGTCAGCCCCTGTGGCCAGATTTCCCAGCCCCATTCGGTATAGACGCTCTGTGGATTGCGCACGAAATAGAAAAGCCCCTCGACGCCCTGTTCACCGCTGACTTTTTCTGCTGGTGGCTGTGAAGAGACGGTTTCGCGGCGGTAATAGTTCAGGCCGATAAAATCGCAGCGGTTATTGCGCAGCAGGTCATCATCGCCCGGCGCGAAGCGCGGTACTCCCCAAAGGGCCTGGGACTGTGCCAGCAGTTCGGCAGGATAGCAGCCCTTTAATACCGGGTCGTAGAACCAGTGGGTGTGAATCGCGTCGGCTAACTCGCTGGCAGCCATGTCTTCTGCGCTTTGCGTCAGCGGAGAGTGGGGCTGCAGCACGTTAACGAAGCCGATTTCGCCGTTAATTTGCATGCCGCAGAACGCTTTCACGGCCATGGCATGGGCAATAAATACGTGATGACAGGCCTGAATAGCGCGCGCCGGATTACGCACGGACGGCGGATGGCTGCCGGTAATATAACCATGCCCGATAAAAACGATGGTTTCATTAAAGGTGGCCCATTTTTGCACCCGCGAACCAAAGCGGGAATAGCACAGCCGCGCGTACTCTTCGAACGCCTCAGCGGTGGAGCGTGCTTCCCAGCCGCCCTCGTCCTGCAACGCCTGCGGCAGATCCCAGTGGTAGAGCGTAATCATTGGCTCAATACCGTGGGCCAGCAGGTCGTCTATCAGATCGCTGTAGAACTTCACTCCGGCTTCGTTGATGGTGCCGCGCCCTTCAGGCAGCAGGCGAGGCCATGAAATGGAAAAACGGTAGCTCTGAAGCCCCATTTCGGCCATGAGCTTTACGTCTTCTTTAACGCGGTGGTAGTGATCGACGGCGATATCGCCGTTGGTACCCTGATAGGTCGTTCCCGGCTGGTGGGAAAACACATCCCAGATCGACGGACCTTTGCCGTCTTCATTATACGCACCTTCCACCTGGTACGCCGCCGTAGCAGCACCCCAGAGAAAATGTTGGGGAAAAGCGGACATACAACACTCCTTATCTGTGTGATAAGGCGAGTGTAAAGTGAGTGAATATCATCTGCAACCGGTTTCAGAAACCGGTTGCATCTATGCGATCCGAATCACTTTTTTCCCACGATGGGCTTATTTTTTCTGCAGCGAGACGGTGGCGGTAGCGGCGGGCTCCGGTGACTTGTAATCGTCGATATGGTGCGCAATAAACAACAGCAGAACGGAAAAACCGAGAACAACCCAACCAATTAATTCAACAATACGAGACAATACAGAATTCATGAAATTTATTTAACAATCCATTGAGAAGTAACGCCAGACCAGGATATTAGCGCGCTCATGCCACAACGCAAGTTTTCAGCGGGATCGATTCCACGGGCGTTGTTTTTTTAATCGATTCTCGGGGAGGCAAGCCATAATGTTATTAAAGTGTTGTGCATTATCGCCAGATGAGGTCAAATAAGAAATCGATTACAAAATCAAAATGCCCCCTTAAACTTCACCAGTGAGGCTGCAAATATGAGTGACTCAATCCGCGTTGGACTCGTGGGCTATGGCTATGCCAGTAAAACGTTTCATGCGCCGCTCATCTGCGGCACGCCGGGGATGACGCTGGCGGCTGTCTCAAGCAGCGATGCCGGTAAGGTTCACGCAGATTGGCCTACGGTCAGCGTGGTCTCCGATCCTCAGGCGCTGTTCCACGACCCCAGCATTGATCTGGTCGTGATTCCTACGCCTAACGATACGCACTATCCGTTGGCGAAAGCGGCGCTGGAGGCAGGGAAAAACGTCGTGGTCGACAAACCCTTCACAGTGACACTGTCACAGGCTCGCGAGCTGGATGCGCTGGCAAAGCAGCAGGGCAAGCTGCTGTCGGTATTTCATAACCGCCGCTGGGACAGCGATTTTCTGACGGTGAAAGCGCTGATCAATGAAGGTAAGCTCGGTGACGTCACTTACTTTGAGTCGCACTTTGACCGCTATCGTCCGCAGGTGCGCGCGCGCTGGCGCGAGCAGGCCGGGCTCGGTAGCGGTATCTGGTACGATTTGGGCCCTCATCTGCTGGATCAGGCGGTCAATCTGTTTGGCCTGCCGCACAGCCTGTATGTCGATCTCGGTCAGCTGCGCCCGGGTGCGCAGGCCACCGACTACTTTCATGCCGTATTGACCTGGCCGCAGCGTCGCGTGGTGCTGCACGGCACGCTGCTGGCGGCGGCGGAAACGGCGCGCTACATCGTACATGGCTCGCAGGCCAGTTATGTGAAATTTGGCCTCGATCCGCAGGAAGATAGGCTGAAAAGCGGCGAACGTCTGCCGCAGGCCGACTGGGGCTATGATATGCGAGACGGTATCCTGACGACGGTTGACGGGGAAACGCGGGTAGAAGAGAACTGGCTGACGCTGCCGGGTAACTATCCGGCATACTACGCGGGCATTCGTGATGCGCTTAACGGAATCGGCGAAAACCCGGTACCGGCGGGCCAGGCGATTCAGATTATGGAGCTGATTGAGCTGGGTATCGAATCGGCGAAACATCGCGCGGCGCTGGCGCTGGTCTAACGAAACGGTAATAAAGACCCCGGCAGCGGCGGCTGCCGGGGAGCAGGTTATCCGCGCTGGACGCGGGCGATCAGCGCCTGCTTTTCTGCCGCAGAGAGGAACGCCATCTCCAGCCCGTTAATCTGCGCCTGACGGATTTGTGCAGCCGTGAGGCCTGCCGCCGGTGCCGCCACGCGGTATTCGTGCTGGATATCAATGCCCTGTACCGCCGGGTCGTCCGTATTCAGACTGGCCAGCACGCCATGCTCGAGGAACGTTTTCAGCGGATGCTGCGCCAACGACGGTACGGTGCTGGTCTGGATATTGGAGGTCAGACAGGATTCGATGCCGATACCTTTTTCCGCAAGGAAATCCATCAGCGCCGGATCCTGAACCGCTTTGACGCCATGACCGATACGCTCGGCGCCTAAATCGCGAATCGCCTGCCAGATGCTTTCCGGGCCGGCAGCTTCGCCCGCGTGCACGGTAATATGCCAGCCTGCATCGCGTGCGCGGCTGAAGTGTTCCAGGAACAGATGCCCCGGGAAACCGAGCTCATCGCCGGCCAGATCGAGGGCGGTAATACCGTCGCGGTGCGCCAGCAGGGCGTTCAGCTCTTCTTCACAGGCGGCTTCGCCAAAGGTGCGACTCATAATGCCAATCAGGCGCGCATCAACGTTAAACGCGCGACAGCCTTCTTTCACCCCGGCAATCACCGCTTCAACCACACCGTCAACCGGCAAACCGTGGTTCATTGCCATATAACGCGGGGAAAAACGTAGCTCAACGTAGTGCAGGCCATTACGCGCAGCGTCTTCTACGTTCTCGTACGCGACGCGGCGGCAGGCGTCTAATGATGCCAGAACCTTCACGCCCCAATCGAGCTTGCTGAGGAAACTCACCAGATCGGGTTCATTGCTGGTGACCTGAACGTGCGGCAGCAGCGCGTCGAGCGTAGACGCAGGCAGCGTCAGATTGTACTGGCGGCCGAGATCAAGAATGGTTTGGGCGCGAATGTTTCCGTCGAGATGGCGGTGAACGTCAGTTAGGGGCAGGTTGGTATCAATCATGATAGCACTCGAGTTTTAGTTAAAGTGCAAATCATTATACCATAGGAAGGTAACTGATTAAAAGTATTGAAAAAATTGCGAGGATACAGGGATTTGGCTGTACGACGATGAATTTTTAGCAGTGTGTATTTTGCGGCTTTCAGGTCAACGGGCCGCAGATTCCAGCCCGTTGACCGTCGTGTCTAACCCGGTTTGTCGTTATTTTTTGTGGCTTGATATGGGCAGCATTCTCAGCAGCGTATTATCACGCATGATGTAATGGTGGAATAAGGCCGCCAGCGCGTGCAGACCAATTAAAAAATAACCCGCGTTGGCAATTAATTCATGCCACTCTTTTAAATTGTGCTGAATATCTTGATTCGGGACTGCGGCAACCGGTAGGGCGATACCAAAAAAGGACCATGCCACCTGGCCGAAATACAACGAGGCTATTCCCAGGAACGGCAAGGCGAGAAACATTAAATAGAGCAACCCGTGCACGGACTTTGAGGCCGCAATCTGCCAGCGCGGCGGCGTGGGGGTAATTTCAGGGTCGCGGTGGGTGATTTTTAACACCACTCTGACCAGCATCAACAACAAAACGCTCAGCCCCGCCGTGTAGTGGATTAACGCTATTGTTGCGCGGGCTGGGCTGCCTTTAGGGGCAAAGCCTTTCAGCTCCATGGCGGCATAGGCGATGATAATCAGGATCAGGACGAGCCAGTGCATCAGGATCTGGCTTTTGGCGAAGGTTCTTTTCACGGTGATGTCCTTTTAATATGTGATGATTGATTATCAATAAACAACCTTAAGCACACCTTAACTTTGATAAAGAAAGTCTGGCCGCAAAAACGGGGTACTTAAAATAAAAACAAGTATAAGCCGCCATACGACCGTCTGCGTCATGTGGGGGGGAACCGTTATCTCGTCAGATATTTTTCGCCTTCCGTCCCCTGAAAACAATGACGGCAATCCATCTACCGTTTTCCGACCGGCATTTTAATCTCTGTATCTCACTATGCAGATTTTTTACGTATCAATCATCGCGCGCTGGCGAACATCCCACGGTATCAGGCGACGATCTCGATAAGATTACCGTCCGGATCTTTAATCACCGCTTCATAATATCCGTCGCCGGTGGTACGTGGGGGGGAGACCAGAATATGCAGCTCCGCTGCGCGCGCCGCCAGCGCATCAACGGCCTCCTTGCTGCCGACCGAAATCGCCAGATGTACCCATCCGGTGGTGTTGTTATCGGGCTGCGCAATCTGTAGCCCGGGTTTGCTCATCAACTCGATGGCAATGGATTCATTGACGGTCACAAAGTATGACTCGAACCCCGGGTTCGTTTTGCTGCGGTACTTCTCGTTGATTTTCCCGTCAAAAAACGTCACCCAAAAACGCGCCTGTGCTTCCAGCGCCTGCGTCCAAAGCGCAACGTGTGCAATTTTCATGTCCGATCTCCAGAAGGTTTTAACGTACGCAACGGCGAAAGTCAGGGCGGGTTGACAGCCACTGTTGCAATGCACGATTATGCTTATTATTGCTCGGTTTAATGATTAAAGGTAATTTCATGCTCGATTATGCAGCTTTTCCGGATCAACGACAAGCCTTGATTCGCCAGGCGCTCGGGCAGCAAGGCCGGGTTGTTTGTGCTGAACTAGCCGTGCAGTTGGGGGTGTCTGAACACACTATTCGCCGTGATTTACATGAACTGAGTAAGGAAGGCGTGTGTAAGAAGGTTTACGGCGGCGCTGTCGCGACGCTGCCTGATACCGGTAGCTTTATTGAACGAAAAACACAAAAGGCGGATGTAAAGAGCATCATCGCGCATAAATGTGCACAACTTATCAAACCCAATAGCTGCGTGTTTATTGATTCCGGTACCACCAATCTGGCGCTGGCTGAGGCGATTGACGACACGTTGGTTCTGACGGCAGTGACCAATTCGCCGGAAATCGCCTGCGCGCTGCTTAAAAAGCCGCGCTGTGAGGTGATCATGTTAGGCGGCGGGATCCAGCGCAGCAGCGGTGGCAGCGTCGGGGCCGCGGCGCTGGCGCAGGTCAACGACATTCTTTTCGATCAGGGGTTTATTGGCGGCTGTGCCATGGCTCCGGAGTCGGGGCTGACCGGATTCGACTATGCAGACTGCGCATTCAAGAAAGCGGTTATCCCGCAATGTAGCGAAATTATTGTTGGATTGACGGCCGATAAAATTCCCGCCGTCGCGCGCTACGTGGTCGCCGGCTGTCGGCAAATAGACGTGCTGGTGGTCGAGGAAAGCGTACGTCAGCAATATGCCGAGGCTTTTGCGCCCTACGAGATTTTGCTGCACGGTGTGTAGCGCGAGAAAATACGCAACGC from Klebsiella sp. WP3-W18-ESBL-02 includes the following:
- a CDS encoding oxidoreductase; amino-acid sequence: MSDSIRVGLVGYGYASKTFHAPLICGTPGMTLAAVSSSDAGKVHADWPTVSVVSDPQALFHDPSIDLVVIPTPNDTHYPLAKAALEAGKNVVVDKPFTVTLSQARELDALAKQQGKLLSVFHNRRWDSDFLTVKALINEGKLGDVTYFESHFDRYRPQVRARWREQAGLGSGIWYDLGPHLLDQAVNLFGLPHSLYVDLGQLRPGAQATDYFHAVLTWPQRRVVLHGTLLAAAETARYIVHGSQASYVKFGLDPQEDRLKSGERLPQADWGYDMRDGILTTVDGETRVEENWLTLPGNYPAYYAGIRDALNGIGENPVPAGQAIQIMELIELGIESAKHRAALALV
- a CDS encoding VOC family protein, giving the protein MKIAHVALWTQALEAQARFWVTFFDGKINEKYRSKTNPGFESYFVTVNESIAIELMSKPGLQIAQPDNNTTGWVHLAISVGSKEAVDALAARAAELHILVSPPRTTGDGYYEAVIKDPDGNLIEIVA
- a CDS encoding GH1 family beta-glucosidase, yielding MSAFPQHFLWGAATAAYQVEGAYNEDGKGPSIWDVFSHQPGTTYQGTNGDIAVDHYHRVKEDVKLMAEMGLQSYRFSISWPRLLPEGRGTINEAGVKFYSDLIDDLLAHGIEPMITLYHWDLPQALQDEGGWEARSTAEAFEEYARLCYSRFGSRVQKWATFNETIVFIGHGYITGSHPPSVRNPARAIQACHHVFIAHAMAVKAFCGMQINGEIGFVNVLQPHSPLTQSAEDMAASELADAIHTHWFYDPVLKGCYPAELLAQSQALWGVPRFAPGDDDLLRNNRCDFIGLNYYRRETVSSQPPAEKVSGEQGVEGLFYFVRNPQSVYTEWGWEIWPQGLTDGIMMIKARYGDIPMYITENGLGAVDPIIDGEVVDDPRIDFLRVHIDALETAIEQGADVRGYYPWSFIDLLSWLNGYKKQYGFVYVDHQQNLARKRKKSFFWYKDVIASRGEQR
- the cybB gene encoding cytochrome b561; translation: MKRTFAKSQILMHWLVLILIIIAYAAMELKGFAPKGSPARATIALIHYTAGLSVLLLMLVRVVLKITHRDPEITPTPPRWQIAASKSVHGLLYLMFLALPFLGIASLYFGQVAWSFFGIALPVAAVPNQDIQHNLKEWHELIANAGYFLIGLHALAALFHHYIMRDNTLLRMLPISSHKK
- the add gene encoding adenosine deaminase; protein product: MIDTNLPLTDVHRHLDGNIRAQTILDLGRQYNLTLPASTLDALLPHVQVTSNEPDLVSFLSKLDWGVKVLASLDACRRVAYENVEDAARNGLHYVELRFSPRYMAMNHGLPVDGVVEAVIAGVKEGCRAFNVDARLIGIMSRTFGEAACEEELNALLAHRDGITALDLAGDELGFPGHLFLEHFSRARDAGWHITVHAGEAAGPESIWQAIRDLGAERIGHGVKAVQDPALMDFLAEKGIGIESCLTSNIQTSTVPSLAQHPLKTFLEHGVLASLNTDDPAVQGIDIQHEYRVAAPAAGLTAAQIRQAQINGLEMAFLSAAEKQALIARVQRG
- a CDS encoding DeoR/GlpR family DNA-binding transcription regulator; amino-acid sequence: MLDYAAFPDQRQALIRQALGQQGRVVCAELAVQLGVSEHTIRRDLHELSKEGVCKKVYGGAVATLPDTGSFIERKTQKADVKSIIAHKCAQLIKPNSCVFIDSGTTNLALAEAIDDTLVLTAVTNSPEIACALLKKPRCEVIMLGGGIQRSSGGSVGAAALAQVNDILFDQGFIGGCAMAPESGLTGFDYADCAFKKAVIPQCSEIIVGLTADKIPAVARYVVAGCRQIDVLVVEESVRQQYAEAFAPYEILLHGV
- the ydgT gene encoding transcription modulator YdgT; the protein is MTVLDYLLKFRKVSSLDNLEKLYDHLNYSLTSNEELINMYRAADHRRAELVSGGRLYDVGQVPKNVWRFVQ
- the blr gene encoding division septum protein Blr, giving the protein MNSVLSRIVELIGWVVLGFSVLLLFIAHHIDDYKSPEPAATATVSLQKK